The Solanum lycopersicum chromosome 9, SLM_r2.1 genome window below encodes:
- the LOC101259188 gene encoding uncharacterized protein, protein MTEYESCILGLKMAIDINVYELLVIGDSDLLIYQVQGEWAVKNPKIIPYVQYVQNLCKVFRKIEFRHTPRIQNELTDTFATIASMIKHPDTDYIDSLDIELKEHPVHCSLVESEPDGLPWYFDIKRYLESGTYPEDATSNQKKLIRRIALNFFLNGEVLYRRTPDLGLLRCVDAAEVVRLIEQIHAGICGTHMSGLTLVRKVLRADYFWMIWRMTVANSCKNATNVKCTAI, encoded by the coding sequence ATGACTGAATACGAATCTTGTATTcttggtttgaaaatggccatTGACATCAATGTTTACGAGTTATTGGTTATTGGAGACTCAGACCTTTTGATTTAtcaggttcaaggtgaatgggcCGTGAAGAACCCGAAAATTATACCTTACGTACAGTATGTGCAAAATTTGTGTAAAGTGTTTcgcaagatcgagttcagacatactcccagaatacagaatgaattaACCGACACTTTTGCCACCATCGCTTCGATGATCAAACATCCCGATACTGATTACATTGACTCGCTGGATATAGAGTTGAAGGAACACCCAGTCCATTGTTCACTCGTCGAATCGGAACCAGatggtttgccttggtattttgatataaagagGTACTTGGAGTCTGGGACATATCCAGAAGACGCTACATCTAATCAGAAGAAGTTGATACGCCGTATagctctcaatttctttctaaatGGAGAAGTCTTgtataggaggactccagatttgggtcttttAAGATGTGTAGATGCTGCTGAAGTTGTgaggcttattgaacagatacatgcgGGAATTTGCGGTACACACATGAGTGGGCTTACTTTGGTAAGAAAGGTTCTTCGAGCCGATTATTTCTGGATGATATGGAGAATGACTGTTGCTAATTcgtgcaaaaatgccacaaatgtcaagtgcacggcgATTTGA